From Triticum aestivum cultivar Chinese Spring chromosome 4A, IWGSC CS RefSeq v2.1, whole genome shotgun sequence, a single genomic window includes:
- the LOC123087333 gene encoding non-specific lipid-transfer protein EPAD1 has translation MERSRRLLLVAGLLAALLPAAAAAFGQQPGAPCEPTLLATQVALFCAPDMPTAQCCEPVVAAVDLGGGVPCLCRVAAEPQLVMAGLNATHLLTLYSSCGGLRPGGAHLAAACEGPAPPAAVVSSPPPPPPSTAPRRKQPAHDAPPPPPPSSDKPSSPPPSQEHDGAAPHAKAAPAQAATSPLAPAAAIAPPPQAPHSAAPTASSKAAFFFVATAMLGLYIIL, from the exons ATGGAGAGATCCCGCCGCCTGCTGCTGGTGGCGGGCCTGCTCGCCGCGctgctcccggcggcggcggccgccttcGGGCAGCAGCCGGGGGCGCCGTGCGAGCCCACGCTGCTGGCGACGCAGGTGGCGCTCTTCTGCGCGCCCGACATGCCCACCGCGCAGTGCTGcgagcccgtcgtcgccgccgtcgacctcggcggcggggtCCCCTGCCTCTGCCGCGTCGCCGCGGAGCCGCAGCTCGTCATGGCGGGCCTCAACGCCACCCACCTCCTCACGCTCTACAGCTCCTGCGGCGGCCTCCGTCCCGGCGGcgcccacctcgccgccgcctgcgAAG GACCCGCTCCCCCGGCCGCCGTCGTCAGCAGCCCCCCGCCCCCGCCACCGTCGACCGCACCTCGCCGCAAGCAGCCAGCGC ACgacgcaccaccgccgccgccgccgtccagcgACAAGCCGTCGTCCCCGCCGCCGTCCCAGGAACACGACGGCGCCGCTCCCCACGCCAAGGCCGCCCCCGCCCAGGCGGCTACCTCCCCGCTCGCGCCCGCTGctgccatcgccccgccgccccaggCGCCACACTCCGCCGCGCCCACGGCGTCATCCAAGGCGGCCTTCTTCTTCGTCGCCACGGCCATGCTCGGCCTCTACATCATCCTCTGA